From one Vanacampus margaritifer isolate UIUO_Vmar chromosome 12, RoL_Vmar_1.0, whole genome shotgun sequence genomic stretch:
- the morn4 gene encoding MORN repeat-containing protein 4 isoform X1: MYSTWMCLSDSGGDMTLTRGSFTYATGEEYHGEWKEGRRHGVGQLKFQDGTCFSGQFEDGLFHGAGVLLFTDGSRYEGEFAHGKFQGLGIFSRFDGMKFEGEFKDGRVEGYGLLTFPHGTHGIPRNEGLFQNHKLQRREKCRGVVQRAQASATNARSVAL, encoded by the exons atgtacagtacatggatGTGTTTGTCAGATAGCGGGGGCGACATGACTCTGACCAGAGGCTCCTTCACCTACGCCACTGGAGAGGAGTACCATGGCGAGTGGAAAGAAG GTCGGAGGCATGGCGTCGGCCAGCTCAAGTTCCAGGATGGAACCTGTTTCTCAGGGCAGTTTGAGGACGGCCTCTTCCATGGTGCCGGAGTCCTGCTCTTTACAGATGGATCAAG GTACGAGGGGGAGTTTGCTCACGGAAAGTTCCAGGGCCTAGGCATCTTCAGTCGGTTTGACGGCATGAAGTTCGAGGGGGAATTCAAAGACGGACGTGTGGAGGGATACG GACTATTGACGTTCCCACACGGAACACACGGCATTCCACGCAATGAGGGCTTGTTCCAAAACCACAAACTCCAAAGGCGAGAAAAGTGTCGCGGCGTGGTGCAGAGGGCGCAGGCGTCGGCCACCAACGCTCGCAGTGTCGCTCTTTGA
- the morn4 gene encoding MORN repeat-containing protein 4 isoform X2, producing MTLTRGSFTYATGEEYHGEWKEGRRHGVGQLKFQDGTCFSGQFEDGLFHGAGVLLFTDGSRYEGEFAHGKFQGLGIFSRFDGMKFEGEFKDGRVEGYGLLTFPHGTHGIPRNEGLFQNHKLQRREKCRGVVQRAQASATNARSVAL from the exons ATGACTCTGACCAGAGGCTCCTTCACCTACGCCACTGGAGAGGAGTACCATGGCGAGTGGAAAGAAG GTCGGAGGCATGGCGTCGGCCAGCTCAAGTTCCAGGATGGAACCTGTTTCTCAGGGCAGTTTGAGGACGGCCTCTTCCATGGTGCCGGAGTCCTGCTCTTTACAGATGGATCAAG GTACGAGGGGGAGTTTGCTCACGGAAAGTTCCAGGGCCTAGGCATCTTCAGTCGGTTTGACGGCATGAAGTTCGAGGGGGAATTCAAAGACGGACGTGTGGAGGGATACG GACTATTGACGTTCCCACACGGAACACACGGCATTCCACGCAATGAGGGCTTGTTCCAAAACCACAAACTCCAAAGGCGAGAAAAGTGTCGCGGCGTGGTGCAGAGGGCGCAGGCGTCGGCCACCAACGCTCGCAGTGTCGCTCTTTGA
- the st3gal7 gene encoding ST3 beta-galactoside alpha-2,3-sialyltransferase 7 isoform X2: MVTLKRLSVEDPQDVSPLLLEAAEPEVTTPDAHNEAMPCRDFFISRTENAVLSVLLLVGCYSAILIPAYFPLHKFAITDEEYPKREDVLNHSAWLLSGRCHRRWCVERLKRLPCSSALTDIPVFLRREGSAVSWDAPPPLGLRGSRGNLERALASLPQPGPPRSLRRDGSCRRCVVVGSGGILHGSHLGSHIDQYDVIIRMNNAPVLGYERDTGSRTTIRLMYPEGAPSSANEYNKTSIVALVVFKSLDLDWLTSVITKLPLGFWSKLWFWKEVVDDIPLRAENFRILHPEIIRKTGEVLQKYSQKQGNSMVPTLGAAAVVMALQLCDHVSLAGFGYNMQHPHAPLHYYETIRMAAMKAQVVHDVSSEKLFLRELVTAGAVSDLTGAL, translated from the exons ATGGTGACCCTCAAGCGCTTGAGTGTAGAAGACCCCCAGGATGTTTCTCCTCTTTTGCTTGAGGCTGCAGAGCCGGAAGTGACGACGCCTGACGCACACAACGAAGCAATGCCATGCAGAGACTTTTTCATCAGCAg GACTGAGAATGCTGTCCTCAGTGTGCTTCTACTGGTTGGATGCTACTCTGCTATTCTGATTCCAGCATATTTCCCTCTGCATAAATTCGCTATAACTGATGAAGAGTATCCCAAACGAGAG GATGTGCTGAACCATTCGGCCTGGCTGCTGTCAGGCCGGTGTCATCGTCGCTGGTGCGTGGAGCGCCTGAAGCGGCTGCCATGCTCCTCGGCCCTGACGGACATCCCCGTGTTCCTGCGGCGAGAAGGCAGCGCCGTCTCTTGGGACGCGCCCCCTCCTTTGGGGCTCCGCGGGAGCCGAGGGAATTTGGAGAGGGCTCTGGCCTCTCTGCCTCAGCCCGGCCCGCCTCGGTCCCTACGGAGAGACGGCAGCTGCAGAAGATGCGTGGTGGTGGGCAGCGGAGGGATCCTCCACGGGAGCCATCTTGGATCTCATATAGATCAGTATGATGTTATCATCAG GATGAACAACGCTCCAGTGCTTGGCTACGAGAGAGACACTGGTTCTCGCACAACAATCCGCTTGATGTATCCAGAGGGAGCACCCAGCTCCGCCAACGAGTACAACAAGACCTCCATCGTTGCGCTTGTGGTCTTCAAGAGTCTCGACCTGGACTGGCTAACCTCTGTCATCACCAAACTACCACTG GGGTTCTGGTCCAAGTTGTGGTTCTGGAAGGAGGTGGTTGATGATATTCCCTTGAGAGCAGAGAACTTCCGGATCCTCCATCCGGAGATTATTCGTAAGACTGGAGAAGTCCTGcagaaatattcacaaaaacaaGGAAAT TCAATGGTGCCCACGCTGGGGGCTGCCGCTGTGGTGATGGCTCTGCAGCTGTGTGACCACGTCAGCCTGGCAGGCTTCGGGTACAACATGCAGCACCCTCATGCTCCTCTTCACTACTACGAGACCATACGCATGGCCGCCATGAAGGCTCAA GTGGTTCATGACGTCAGCTCTGAGAAGCTCTTTCTAAGGGAGCTGGTGACAGCTGGCGCCGTCAGCGACCTCACGGGAGCGCTGTGA
- the st3gal7 gene encoding ST3 beta-galactoside alpha-2,3-sialyltransferase 7 isoform X1, whose product MVTLKRLSVEDPQDVSPLLLEAAEPEVTTPDAHNEAMPCRDFFISRTENAVLSVLLLVGCYSAILIPAYFPLHKFAITDEEYPKREDVLNHSAWLLSGRCHRRWCVERLKRLPCSSALTDIPVFLRREGSAVSWDAPPPLGLRGSRGNLERALASLPQPGPPRSLRRDGSCRRCVVVGSGGILHGSHLGSHIDQYDVIIRMNNAPVLGYERDTGSRTTIRLMYPEGAPSSANEYNKTSIVALVVFKSLDLDWLTSVITKLPLGFWSKLWFWKEVVDDIPLRAENFRILHPEIIRKTGEVLQKYSQKQGNSMVPTLGAAAVVMALQLCDHVSLAGFGYNMQHPHAPLHYYETIRMAAMKAQVSPPWSFVHHIILHRSHRTLQKAGMFRSHLSVMDTRRR is encoded by the exons ATGGTGACCCTCAAGCGCTTGAGTGTAGAAGACCCCCAGGATGTTTCTCCTCTTTTGCTTGAGGCTGCAGAGCCGGAAGTGACGACGCCTGACGCACACAACGAAGCAATGCCATGCAGAGACTTTTTCATCAGCAg GACTGAGAATGCTGTCCTCAGTGTGCTTCTACTGGTTGGATGCTACTCTGCTATTCTGATTCCAGCATATTTCCCTCTGCATAAATTCGCTATAACTGATGAAGAGTATCCCAAACGAGAG GATGTGCTGAACCATTCGGCCTGGCTGCTGTCAGGCCGGTGTCATCGTCGCTGGTGCGTGGAGCGCCTGAAGCGGCTGCCATGCTCCTCGGCCCTGACGGACATCCCCGTGTTCCTGCGGCGAGAAGGCAGCGCCGTCTCTTGGGACGCGCCCCCTCCTTTGGGGCTCCGCGGGAGCCGAGGGAATTTGGAGAGGGCTCTGGCCTCTCTGCCTCAGCCCGGCCCGCCTCGGTCCCTACGGAGAGACGGCAGCTGCAGAAGATGCGTGGTGGTGGGCAGCGGAGGGATCCTCCACGGGAGCCATCTTGGATCTCATATAGATCAGTATGATGTTATCATCAG GATGAACAACGCTCCAGTGCTTGGCTACGAGAGAGACACTGGTTCTCGCACAACAATCCGCTTGATGTATCCAGAGGGAGCACCCAGCTCCGCCAACGAGTACAACAAGACCTCCATCGTTGCGCTTGTGGTCTTCAAGAGTCTCGACCTGGACTGGCTAACCTCTGTCATCACCAAACTACCACTG GGGTTCTGGTCCAAGTTGTGGTTCTGGAAGGAGGTGGTTGATGATATTCCCTTGAGAGCAGAGAACTTCCGGATCCTCCATCCGGAGATTATTCGTAAGACTGGAGAAGTCCTGcagaaatattcacaaaaacaaGGAAAT TCAATGGTGCCCACGCTGGGGGCTGCCGCTGTGGTGATGGCTCTGCAGCTGTGTGACCACGTCAGCCTGGCAGGCTTCGGGTACAACATGCAGCACCCTCATGCTCCTCTTCACTACTACGAGACCATACGCATGGCCGCCATGAAGGCTCAAGTGAGTCCACCGTGGTCCTTTGTACATcacattatattacataggtcacATCGCACTTTACAGAAGGCTGGCATGTTTCGCAGCCATCTTTCTGTTATGGATACCCGAAGGAGATGA